The following are encoded together in the Dehalococcoidales bacterium genome:
- a CDS encoding serpin family protein encodes MHFKTLNKGLLFLLALILTASLAACSQTVSAEVLKSDKHRITSPDVSSAELETLVEGNSDFAYDLYHALRSIEDDNLFYSPHSISVALAMTYAGALGMTAEQIAETLHFYLSQDDLHPAFNQLDIELAKRGEGAKGSDGDGFRLNVVNAIWGQENYYFMDDFLDVLAENYDAGLRILDFIEDTEESRKVINDWVSQQTEERIKDLVPAGAIDALTRLVLTNAIYFNAAWLYPFDEEVTTEELFFLLDGSRLSVSMMKQEQRFNYTEGDYYQAIEIPYDGQELSMIILLPAEGYFKTFEENINADVVFGITEALSSHQVILSMPKFKYESRFNLKDSLADMGMPIAFTEGADFSGMTGAQDLSIAEVVHKAFISVNEAGTEAAAATAVIMQTVSAPSQQVEFNMNRPFIYLIRDNITGANLFVGRVVNPEV; translated from the coding sequence ATGCATTTTAAGACACTAAACAAAGGTTTATTATTCTTGCTCGCCCTGATTTTAACCGCTTCTCTTGCGGCTTGCTCACAAACCGTATCTGCCGAAGTTCTTAAATCTGATAAACATCGTATTACCTCCCCTGATGTAAGCTCAGCGGAGCTGGAAACGCTGGTGGAAGGTAACAGCGATTTCGCATATGATCTCTACCACGCGCTTAGATCAATAGAAGATGACAACCTGTTTTATTCTCCGCATTCGATTTCGGTGGCACTGGCTATGACCTATGCTGGCGCCCTGGGGATGACGGCTGAACAGATTGCTGAAACCCTGCATTTCTATCTATCTCAAGACGATTTGCACCCGGCTTTTAACCAGCTGGACATAGAGCTGGCCAAACGGGGGGAAGGTGCTAAAGGCAGTGACGGTGACGGCTTCAGATTAAATGTCGTCAATGCCATCTGGGGTCAGGAAAACTACTATTTTATGGATGATTTCCTGGATGTTCTGGCAGAAAATTATGATGCGGGATTACGGATATTAGATTTTATAGAAGATACAGAAGAATCCCGCAAGGTTATAAATGACTGGGTTAGCCAGCAAACCGAGGAACGTATTAAGGATTTAGTCCCCGCTGGAGCAATAGATGCACTGACCCGGCTGGTGTTAACCAATGCAATTTATTTCAACGCAGCCTGGCTTTACCCTTTCGACGAGGAGGTTACCACAGAAGAGCTTTTCTTCCTGCTTGATGGTTCCCGATTGTCTGTTTCGATGATGAAACAGGAACAAAGGTTCAATTACACAGAGGGTGATTACTACCAGGCAATAGAAATACCTTATGACGGACAGGAGCTTTCAATGATTATCCTGCTTCCTGCCGAAGGTTATTTCAAAACATTTGAAGAAAATATAAATGCCGATGTTGTTTTCGGCATCACAGAAGCTCTCTCGAGTCATCAGGTAATACTGAGCATGCCAAAATTTAAATACGAATCGCGCTTTAATTTAAAGGATTCCCTTGCTGATATGGGCATGCCAATCGCTTTTACCGAAGGGGCAGACTTTTCCGGTATGACAGGTGCTCAGGATCTTAGCATAGCTGAGGTTGTGCACAAGGCCTTCATCTCAGTCAACGAAGCTGGCACTGAAGCAGCAGCTGCAACTGCAGTGATTATGCAGACAGTTTCAGCCCCTTCGCAGCAGGTTGAGTTTAATATGAACCGACCTTTTATATACCTTATTCGAGATAATATCACCGGAGCCAATCTATTTGTCGGCCGTGTGGTAAATCCTGAAGTTTAG